The Desulfatirhabdium butyrativorans DSM 18734 genome has a segment encoding these proteins:
- a CDS encoding glycosyltransferase family 2 protein yields the protein MMDDIPVSVVIPAYNAEKYIAESIESILGQTFTDFELIVIDDCSTDGTGEIVQRYAMLDKRIRPYRNHENLGIAGNRNRGVELARGKYIAWQDADDISYPTRIEKQYHFMTTHPEIGIVGGYLEIFRNNGKIVGIRKYKVDDKGLRRCIYRYSPVAQPVAMIRRDALKKAGLYDLRYPPAEDLDMTFRIGVYYKLGNIPDVLLKYRENVTSAVFTRLKIDEINTLKIRFKNFANPAYPLSLFDICYNALHFLSVWFIPPKLKIRLFSFFRDSASL from the coding sequence CTGTTGTAATACCGGCCTACAATGCCGAAAAATATATTGCCGAATCTATAGAAAGCATTCTCGGACAAACATTTACTGATTTTGAGCTTATTGTAATCGACGATTGTTCAACTGATGGGACGGGGGAAATTGTTCAGCGTTATGCTATGCTTGATAAAAGAATTCGACCATATCGTAATCATGAAAATTTAGGTATTGCAGGAAATCGGAATCGCGGTGTCGAGCTGGCAAGGGGCAAGTATATTGCTTGGCAGGATGCAGATGACATATCATATCCAACCCGAATTGAAAAACAATATCATTTTATGACGACCCATCCAGAGATAGGAATTGTTGGTGGCTACCTGGAAATTTTTCGAAATAATGGGAAAATAGTGGGTATAAGAAAATATAAAGTGGATGATAAAGGTCTAAGGCGATGTATTTATCGTTATTCTCCGGTTGCCCAACCAGTTGCGATGATTAGAAGGGATGCACTCAAAAAGGCCGGTCTGTATGATTTGCGATATCCGCCTGCAGAAGATCTTGATATGACATTTCGTATTGGAGTTTACTACAAATTAGGAAATATCCCCGATGTGCTGCTTAAATATCGCGAAAACGTAACTTCGGCTGTATTTACGCGATTAAAGATAGATGAAATCAATACATTGAAAATTCGCTTTAAGAACTTCGCCAATCCTGCATACCCATTGTCGCTTTTTGATATTTGTTATAACGCTCTGCATTTTCTGTCTGTCTGGTTTATCCCCCCTAAACTCAAGATTCGTTTATTCAGCTTTTTT